One Coffea arabica cultivar ET-39 chromosome 5e, Coffea Arabica ET-39 HiFi, whole genome shotgun sequence DNA segment encodes these proteins:
- the LOC113687689 gene encoding putative calcium-transporting ATPase 13, plasma membrane-type: MGWPMKILKAKSCKSTITSTPNIPSGSHLSIEIGDTSVRDPVLSSSAGKNQNEQDQVDMPYFSVSPERLAELVESNGLNSPDHPRPTIQEIAEALRTSIDSGITGDEKDLDCRIKTFGSNQESDNQPKLGTKGLNRLVLEAFKDGTIILLVCCAILSLVIDVKRYGPEKAFLDGAIVCLAMFVAVNFGHIFRFLQQKRLLKKSQKHQKGVNVVRRGKMQEIPASQVVVGDVVLLGTGAQVPADGLFIDGSSCKLDDGLFERGANYASMFTGAKVVEGNCRMLVTSVGKNTEISKLINMVSVGNQRKLMDSKLQDGIDRLNSRLEKLWLSLSLLILMVQVLRCFVWKCACDESHNPDPKGVKNTVEEIVDESTKLLKKQGGKINGLVSMLCILLFATRDGLPLGIFILFFVVSKKMKFFSAMIQKLSTCATLGLVTTICLTKTSDLTMKHAEMAEVWIGLNHIKDISQEISGQVLGKLQEAVCMNSSGGQIEDSLLYWAQQVLDADVDDMYRNSEILHNGPVDREKDQNLLVLKRLEEKQEILDLHWRGPPDCILPRCSKYYEADGTMQALDEGKRAMFDKIVEQIASSNLPSFAFAWEKLIPEEPETPKPEKEGYLDDEKTLQVDHGLTLIGLVYLKNPYPPEVRQAIKALRDLGVNTKLLVDDNPKAARIMAIHSGILRREDDSELTVIDGSDFRNISEEVRMNMIDKIQVIANASPADKLLMVQCLKKKDEVVATVGSCIRDFPSLVNADVGIFMGEKNAEIAKDYADIVAGLSIATVGNILRLGRYACQSIEKFLELHLTLNISAFTTNLIFEASSIEVQLSSIQLLWTNLIVEALGAFALAVLMVEMEPSKSTQSQGKDRKSPPPVFGAGPVITKTMWRNIVIRSMFQVAILMVLGMKGKDMLHIDEDVLETMSFNSYVMCQVFTLIAAMKVTKKTIGNISRGEFSIENLLFLAVAGMMLALQMLLIVIMVAVAHWGSLNFKRWWICIGLAALSSPLASAARRGSDLVLPCN; encoded by the coding sequence ATGGGATGGCCTATGAAAATTCTAAAAGCAAAATCTTGCAAAAGTACGATCACGAGCACCCCTAACATTCCGAGTGGATCCCATCTTTCAATAGAAATTGGGGACACTTCTGTTCGGGATCCCGTCCTGTCCTCATCAGCTGGTAAAAATCAAAATGAGCAAGATCAAGTTGATATGCCGTATTTCTCTGTTAGTCCAGAAAGACTAGCAGAACTTGTCGAGAGCAATGGCCTGAACTCTCCTGATCATCCTCGTCCGACAATCCAAGAAATCGCTGAAGCTTTGCGAACCAGCATTGATTCTGGTATAACAGGAGACGAAAAAGATCTTGATTGCAGAATCAAAACGTTTGGTTCAAACCAAGAATCAGACAACCAACCCAAACTTGGGACTAAAGGCTTAAACCGGCTAGTCTTGGAAGCTTTCAAAGACGGCACGATTATCCTCTTAGTGTGTTGCGCAATTCTTTCTCTCGTGATTGATGTCAAGAGATATGGTCCAGAAAAAGCATTCCTTGATGGAGCAATCGTTTGTCTTGCGATGTTTGTTGCTGTCAACTTTGGCCATATCTTTAGATTCTTACAGCAAAAACGTCTTCTCAAAAAATCACAGAAGCACCAAAAAGGTGTTAATGTTGTGCGCCGGGGAAAGATGCAGGAAATACCAGCTTCTCAAGTGGTGGTGGGTGATGTAGTCTTGTTGGGGACTGGTGCTCAGGTCCCTGCTGACGGATTATTCATTGATGGATCCTCATGCAAGCTTGACGATGGTTTGTTtgaaagaggggcaaactatgCCAGCATGTTTACGGGTGCAAAGGTGGTGGAAGGAAACTGCCGGATGCTCGTGACATCAGTTGGGAAAAACACAGAAATAAGCAAGTTGATTAATATGGTATCAGTCGGCAATCAAAGAAAGCTCATGGATTCCAAGCTGCAGGATGGTATTGACCGATTGAACTCTCGTTTGGAGAAGTTATGGTTGAGCCTCTCCTTATTGATTCTCATGGTGCAGGTGCTTAGATGTTTCGTGTGGAAATGTGCGTGTGATGAAAGTCATAATCCAGACCCCAAGGGCGTAAAGAACACGGTGGAAGAGATAGTCGATGAATCAACAAAACTCTTGAAAAAGCAAGGTGGAAAAATCAATGGATTGGTGAGTATGCTCTGCATTCTACTCTTTGCAACAAGAGATGGCTTGCCCCTAGGgattttcattttgttcttCGTTGtatcaaagaaaatgaagtttttcagTGCCATGATTCAAAAGCTTTCTACATGTGCCACACTTGGCTTGGTAACAACAATTTGTCTTACCAAGACCAGTGATTTAACCATGAAGCATGCAGAAATGGCCGAGGTGTGGATTGGACTTAACCACATCAAAGATATTTCTCAAGAAATAAGTGGCCAAGTCCTCGGGAAATTGCAGGAAGCTGTTTGCATGAATTCTTCCGGGGGTCAAATCGAGGATTCTCTCCTTTATTGGGCTCAACAGGTGCTTGATGCGGACGTGGATGACATGTACAGAAACAGTGAAATCCTTCACAATGGACCCGTTGATCGTGAGAAGGATCAAAACTTACTGGTTCTGAAGAGGCTTGAAGAAAAACAGGAAATCTTGGATCTCCACTGGAGAGGACCTCCAGATTGTATACTGCCTCGGTGTTCTAAATATTACGAAGCAGATGGAACCATGCAGGCCCTAGACGAAGGAAAGAGAGCCATGTTCGACAAGATAGTTGAACAAATTGCATCTTCTAATCTCCCGAGCTTTGCTTTTGCTTGGGAGAAACTGATACCTGAGGAACCAGAAACTCCAAAACCGGAGAAGGAAGGGTATCTTGATGATGAGAAAACCCTACAGGTTGATCATGGATTGACCTTGATTGGCCTCGTGTACTTGAAAAATCCGTATCCACCTGAGGTAAGGCAGGCAATCAAAGCTTTGCGGGACTTGGGAGTGAATACCAAGTTACTGGTGGATGACAATCCAAAGGCAGCAAGGATCATGGCCATTCACTCTGGAATCTTGAGGCGTGAAGATGACAGCGAATTAACTGTCATTGATGGCTCAGACTTTCGGAACATTTCCGAGGAAGTTCGCATGAACATGATCGATAAAATCCAAGTGATTGCAAATGCCTCCCCTGCCGATAAACTCCTAATGGTGCAGTGCCTGAAAAAGAAGGATGAGGTGGTGGCAACCGTCGGTTCATGTATAAGAGACTTTCCATCTCTTGTGAATGCTGATGTTGGAATTTTCATGGgagaaaaaaatgcagaaatagCGAAAGACTATGCGGATATTGTTGCAGGGCTGAGTATTGCTACAGTTGGTAACATCTTAAGGTTGGGAAGGTATGCATGTCAAAGTATTGAAAAGTTTCTGGAATTGCATTTGACTCTAAATATTTCTGccttcaccacaaatttgatatttgaagCTTCCTCAATTGAGGTGCAACTTTCTTCGATTCAGCTCCTTTGGACAAACTTAATCGTGGAAGCTCTCGGAGCATTTGCTTTGGCGGTATTGATGGTAGAAATGGAACCATCAAAAAGCACTCAAAGTCAAGGGAAGGATAGGAAGAGTCCACCACCGGTTTTCGGTGCCGGTCCAGTTATAACCAAGACCATGTGGAGGAATATAGTCATCCGGTCTATGTTTCAAGTCGCAATCTTGATGGTCCTAGGGATGAAAGGGAAAGATATGCTTCACATTGACGAAGATGTGCTGGAAACCATGAGCTTCAATTCTTATGTTATGTGCCAAGTTTTTACATTGATTGCAGCCATGAAGGTAACTAAGAAGACCATTGGTAATATTTCGCGGGGGGAATTCTCGATTGAGAATTTGTTGTTCCTTGCGGTTGCGGGGATGATGCTGGCTCTGCAGATGCTTCTCATTGTGATCATGGTTGCTGTTGCTCACTGGGGAAGCTTAAATTTCAAAAGATGGTGGATCTGTATTGGGCTTGCAGCGTTATCTTCTCCCTTAGCTTCTGCTGCAAGAAGGGGTTCTGATTTGGTGTTACCATGCAACTGA
- the LOC113688177 gene encoding DUF21 domain-containing protein At1g55930, chloroplastic-like isoform X3, producing MTVAILLLTEITPKSIAVHNATDVARFVVRPVAWLSLILYPVGRVVTYLSMGMLKLLGLKGRSEPYVTEDELKLMLRGAELSGAIEEEEQDMIENVLEIKDTHVREVMTPLVDVVAIDASATLVDFHDLWVTHQYSRVPVFEQRIDNIVGIAYAMDLLDFVQKGDLLDSSVVGDMAHKPAYFVPDSMSVWNLLREFRIRKVHMAVVLNEYGGTIGLVTLEDVVEEIVGEIFDENDSSQEEIQKKTGYIVMRAQGIYDVDANTSIDHLSEDLNIKMPEGHQYETVSGFVCEAFGYIPRTGETIKVVLERENEEENDEYKEAESDRTDQHEKSQIFKLEILAGNARKVSAVRFERVNQDDESETKEVTRLFPKIMKKKWGADGDTDKADDGVLVKEIVDHNLSDDTVNAEQVDNHDHQIKQ from the exons ATGACG GTGGCTATTTTGCTCCTCACTGAAATTACTCCAAAAAGTATAGCTGTTCATAATGCCACCGATGTTGCTAGGTTTGTG GTCAGGCCTGTGGCGTGGCTTTCCTTGATACTGTATCCTGTAGGAAGAGTGGTCACATATTTGTCAATGGGAATGCTGAAACTCCTTGGTTTGAAGGGAAGAAG TGAACCTTATGTTACTGAAGATGAATTGAAGTTAATGTTGCGTGGAGCAGAGTTAAGTGGGGCAATTGAGGAGGAAGAACAG GACATGATTGAAAATGTGTTAGAGATAAAAGATACACATGTAAGAGAGGTGATGACACCTCTTGTTGATGTTGTTGCAATTGATGCCAGTGCAACACTTGTTGATTTTCATGATTTGTGGGTGACTCATCAGTACTCCAG AGTGCCTGTCTTTGAACAGCGTATTGACAACATAGTTGGCATTGCCTATGCAATGGATCTTCTAGATTTTGTCCAAAAG GGGGATCTACTAGACAGTTCTGTTGTGGGAGATATGGCACATAAACCTGCATACTTTGTGCCTG ATTCGATGTCAGTGTGGAATCTTCTTAGGGAGTTCCGCATCAGAAAAGTACATATGGCTGTTGTTCTTAACGAGTATGGAGGAACTATTGGA TTAGTAACACTTGAAGATGTGGTTGAGGAAATTGTTGGTGAGATCtttgatgaaaatgattcaAGT CAGGAGGAAATTCAGAAAAAAACTGGTTATATTGTAATGCGGGCTCAAGGCATATACGATGTGGATGCGAACACCTCTATTGACCATCTTTCTGAGGATCTAAATATCAAAATGCCTGAG GGTCATCAGTATGAGACGGTGTCTGGTTTTGTCTGCGAAGCATTTGGTTACATCCCAAGGACTGGTGAGACTATAAAAGTGGTGCTTGAAAGggaaaatgaagaagagaatGATGAGTATAAAGAGGCAGAATCTGATCGGACAGATCAACATGAAAAGAGTCAAATATTTAAGCTTGAG ATACTAGCGGGAAATGCTAGAAAGGTGAGTGCCGTCCGGTTTGAAAGGGTAAACCAAGATGATGAATCGGAGACAAAAGAGGTGACCCGGTTGTTCCCTAAGattatgaagaagaaatggggtGCTGATGGCGACACAGACAAGGCCGACGATGGGGTCCTAGTTAAGGAGATAGTCGACCACAACCTTTCTGATGACACTGTAAATGCTGAGCAGGTTGACAATCATGACCATcaaatcaaacaataa
- the LOC113688177 gene encoding putative DUF21 domain-containing protein At3g13070, chloroplastic isoform X1, with product MDAVVEASLLGRSTSVTVPKPPFRNFRTLTFKFFPKFPSRNGVYTYRPTIINSTSSPSSRNLFNSQRIRISPKIEAFSGSLAISRDYEGENVEKSSGTAVAGTNSGFVEVSLRRGLVLAVFICGFMVLSCRKAVAVEGVLNAGWNGVFERSGMALRSSWPKVLQVLWVFKEQGLVLAALLGLSAFFSMAETSITTLWPWKVRELAEKESENGVFKMLRSDVTRFLTTILIGTTVVNIGATALVTEAATAIFGEAGVSAATGVMTVAILLLTEITPKSIAVHNATDVARFVVRPVAWLSLILYPVGRVVTYLSMGMLKLLGLKGRSEPYVTEDELKLMLRGAELSGAIEEEEQDMIENVLEIKDTHVREVMTPLVDVVAIDASATLVDFHDLWVTHQYSRVPVFEQRIDNIVGIAYAMDLLDFVQKGDLLDSSVVGDMAHKPAYFVPDSMSVWNLLREFRIRKVHMAVVLNEYGGTIGLVTLEDVVEEIVGEIFDENDSSQEEIQKKTGYIVMRAQGIYDVDANTSIDHLSEDLNIKMPEGHQYETVSGFVCEAFGYIPRTGETIKVVLERENEEENDEYKEAESDRTDQHEKSQIFKLEILAGNARKVSAVRFERVNQDDESETKEVTRLFPKIMKKKWGADGDTDKADDGVLVKEIVDHNLSDDTVNAEQVDNHDHQIKQ from the exons atggatGCAGTGGTAGAAGCTTCACTCCTCGGTCGCTCCACATCTGTAACCGTTCCCAAACCCCCATTTCGCAATTTCCGAACTTTGACTTTCAAATTTTtccccaaatttccctcaagaAACGGAGTTTACACTTACCGCCCCACAATTATCAACTCCACTTCATCCCCCAGTTCGAGAAATCTATTCAATTCCCAACGGATTAGAATTAGTCCGAAAATTGAAGCTTTTAGTGGTTCGTTAGCAATTAGTAGAGATTACGAGGGGGAGAATGTGGAAAAATCTTCGGGGACGGCAGTGGCAGGGACGAATTCAGGTTTTGTGGAGGTTTCATTGAGGAGAGGATTGGTTTTGGCAGTGTTTATTTGTGGGTTTATGGTGTTGTCGTGTCGCAAAGCGGTGGCGGTGGAGGGAGTACTGAATGCGGGATGGAATGGCGTTTTTGAGAGGAGTGGGATGGCTTTGAGGAGTTCTTGGCCTAAGGTTTTGCAGGTTCTTTGGGTTTTTAAGGAGCAAGGTCTGGTTCTGGCTGCGTTGTTGGGTTTATCGGCGTTTTTCTCCATGGCTGAGACCTCTATAACTACTCTTTGGCCTTGGAAG GTGCGGGAGCTAGCTGAAAAAGAATCTGAAAATGGTGTTTTTAAAATGCTCCGTAGCGATGTTACTCGGTTTTTGACGACTATCCTCATTGGCACAAC CGTGGTTAATATTGGAGCTACGGCATTGGTTACAGAGGCTGCAACGGCAATATTTGGTGAAGCTGGTGTGAGTGCTGCGACTGGAGTAATGACG GTGGCTATTTTGCTCCTCACTGAAATTACTCCAAAAAGTATAGCTGTTCATAATGCCACCGATGTTGCTAGGTTTGTG GTCAGGCCTGTGGCGTGGCTTTCCTTGATACTGTATCCTGTAGGAAGAGTGGTCACATATTTGTCAATGGGAATGCTGAAACTCCTTGGTTTGAAGGGAAGAAG TGAACCTTATGTTACTGAAGATGAATTGAAGTTAATGTTGCGTGGAGCAGAGTTAAGTGGGGCAATTGAGGAGGAAGAACAG GACATGATTGAAAATGTGTTAGAGATAAAAGATACACATGTAAGAGAGGTGATGACACCTCTTGTTGATGTTGTTGCAATTGATGCCAGTGCAACACTTGTTGATTTTCATGATTTGTGGGTGACTCATCAGTACTCCAG AGTGCCTGTCTTTGAACAGCGTATTGACAACATAGTTGGCATTGCCTATGCAATGGATCTTCTAGATTTTGTCCAAAAG GGGGATCTACTAGACAGTTCTGTTGTGGGAGATATGGCACATAAACCTGCATACTTTGTGCCTG ATTCGATGTCAGTGTGGAATCTTCTTAGGGAGTTCCGCATCAGAAAAGTACATATGGCTGTTGTTCTTAACGAGTATGGAGGAACTATTGGA TTAGTAACACTTGAAGATGTGGTTGAGGAAATTGTTGGTGAGATCtttgatgaaaatgattcaAGT CAGGAGGAAATTCAGAAAAAAACTGGTTATATTGTAATGCGGGCTCAAGGCATATACGATGTGGATGCGAACACCTCTATTGACCATCTTTCTGAGGATCTAAATATCAAAATGCCTGAG GGTCATCAGTATGAGACGGTGTCTGGTTTTGTCTGCGAAGCATTTGGTTACATCCCAAGGACTGGTGAGACTATAAAAGTGGTGCTTGAAAGggaaaatgaagaagagaatGATGAGTATAAAGAGGCAGAATCTGATCGGACAGATCAACATGAAAAGAGTCAAATATTTAAGCTTGAG ATACTAGCGGGAAATGCTAGAAAGGTGAGTGCCGTCCGGTTTGAAAGGGTAAACCAAGATGATGAATCGGAGACAAAAGAGGTGACCCGGTTGTTCCCTAAGattatgaagaagaaatggggtGCTGATGGCGACACAGACAAGGCCGACGATGGGGTCCTAGTTAAGGAGATAGTCGACCACAACCTTTCTGATGACACTGTAAATGCTGAGCAGGTTGACAATCATGACCATcaaatcaaacaataa
- the LOC113688177 gene encoding putative DUF21 domain-containing protein At3g13070, chloroplastic isoform X2: protein MDAVVEASLLGRSTSVTVPKPPFRNFRTLTFKFFPKFPSRNGVYTYRPTIINSTSSPSSRNLFNSQRIRISPKIEAFSGSLAISRDYEGENVEKSSGTAVAGTNSGFVEVSLRRGLVLAVFICGFMVLSCRKAVAVEGVLNAGWNGVFERSGMALRSSWPKVLQVLWVFKEQGLVLAALLGLSAFFSMAETSITTLWPWKVRELAEKESENGVFKMLRSDVTRFLTTILIGTTVVNIGATALVTEAATAIFGEAGVSAATGVMTVAILLLTEITPKSIAVHNATDVARFVVRPVAWLSLILYPVGRVVTYLSMGMLKLLGLKGRSEPYVTEDELKLMLRGAELSGAIEEEEQDMIENVLEIKDTHVREVMTPLVDVVAIDASATLVDFHDLWVTHQYSRVPVFEQRIDNIVGIAYAMDLLDFVQKGDLLDSSVVGDMAHKPAYFVPDSMSVWNLLREFRIRKVHMAVVLNEYGGTIGLVTLEDVVEEIVGEIFDENDSSEEIQKKTGYIVMRAQGIYDVDANTSIDHLSEDLNIKMPEGHQYETVSGFVCEAFGYIPRTGETIKVVLERENEEENDEYKEAESDRTDQHEKSQIFKLEILAGNARKVSAVRFERVNQDDESETKEVTRLFPKIMKKKWGADGDTDKADDGVLVKEIVDHNLSDDTVNAEQVDNHDHQIKQ, encoded by the exons atggatGCAGTGGTAGAAGCTTCACTCCTCGGTCGCTCCACATCTGTAACCGTTCCCAAACCCCCATTTCGCAATTTCCGAACTTTGACTTTCAAATTTTtccccaaatttccctcaagaAACGGAGTTTACACTTACCGCCCCACAATTATCAACTCCACTTCATCCCCCAGTTCGAGAAATCTATTCAATTCCCAACGGATTAGAATTAGTCCGAAAATTGAAGCTTTTAGTGGTTCGTTAGCAATTAGTAGAGATTACGAGGGGGAGAATGTGGAAAAATCTTCGGGGACGGCAGTGGCAGGGACGAATTCAGGTTTTGTGGAGGTTTCATTGAGGAGAGGATTGGTTTTGGCAGTGTTTATTTGTGGGTTTATGGTGTTGTCGTGTCGCAAAGCGGTGGCGGTGGAGGGAGTACTGAATGCGGGATGGAATGGCGTTTTTGAGAGGAGTGGGATGGCTTTGAGGAGTTCTTGGCCTAAGGTTTTGCAGGTTCTTTGGGTTTTTAAGGAGCAAGGTCTGGTTCTGGCTGCGTTGTTGGGTTTATCGGCGTTTTTCTCCATGGCTGAGACCTCTATAACTACTCTTTGGCCTTGGAAG GTGCGGGAGCTAGCTGAAAAAGAATCTGAAAATGGTGTTTTTAAAATGCTCCGTAGCGATGTTACTCGGTTTTTGACGACTATCCTCATTGGCACAAC CGTGGTTAATATTGGAGCTACGGCATTGGTTACAGAGGCTGCAACGGCAATATTTGGTGAAGCTGGTGTGAGTGCTGCGACTGGAGTAATGACG GTGGCTATTTTGCTCCTCACTGAAATTACTCCAAAAAGTATAGCTGTTCATAATGCCACCGATGTTGCTAGGTTTGTG GTCAGGCCTGTGGCGTGGCTTTCCTTGATACTGTATCCTGTAGGAAGAGTGGTCACATATTTGTCAATGGGAATGCTGAAACTCCTTGGTTTGAAGGGAAGAAG TGAACCTTATGTTACTGAAGATGAATTGAAGTTAATGTTGCGTGGAGCAGAGTTAAGTGGGGCAATTGAGGAGGAAGAACAG GACATGATTGAAAATGTGTTAGAGATAAAAGATACACATGTAAGAGAGGTGATGACACCTCTTGTTGATGTTGTTGCAATTGATGCCAGTGCAACACTTGTTGATTTTCATGATTTGTGGGTGACTCATCAGTACTCCAG AGTGCCTGTCTTTGAACAGCGTATTGACAACATAGTTGGCATTGCCTATGCAATGGATCTTCTAGATTTTGTCCAAAAG GGGGATCTACTAGACAGTTCTGTTGTGGGAGATATGGCACATAAACCTGCATACTTTGTGCCTG ATTCGATGTCAGTGTGGAATCTTCTTAGGGAGTTCCGCATCAGAAAAGTACATATGGCTGTTGTTCTTAACGAGTATGGAGGAACTATTGGA TTAGTAACACTTGAAGATGTGGTTGAGGAAATTGTTGGTGAGATCtttgatgaaaatgattcaAGT GAGGAAATTCAGAAAAAAACTGGTTATATTGTAATGCGGGCTCAAGGCATATACGATGTGGATGCGAACACCTCTATTGACCATCTTTCTGAGGATCTAAATATCAAAATGCCTGAG GGTCATCAGTATGAGACGGTGTCTGGTTTTGTCTGCGAAGCATTTGGTTACATCCCAAGGACTGGTGAGACTATAAAAGTGGTGCTTGAAAGggaaaatgaagaagagaatGATGAGTATAAAGAGGCAGAATCTGATCGGACAGATCAACATGAAAAGAGTCAAATATTTAAGCTTGAG ATACTAGCGGGAAATGCTAGAAAGGTGAGTGCCGTCCGGTTTGAAAGGGTAAACCAAGATGATGAATCGGAGACAAAAGAGGTGACCCGGTTGTTCCCTAAGattatgaagaagaaatggggtGCTGATGGCGACACAGACAAGGCCGACGATGGGGTCCTAGTTAAGGAGATAGTCGACCACAACCTTTCTGATGACACTGTAAATGCTGAGCAGGTTGACAATCATGACCATcaaatcaaacaataa
- the LOC113688178 gene encoding tabersonine 16-hydroxylase 2-like, producing FPAKYNRSTFSPVLMEFLTTVCIFLLFSFMLVKLLNPYKGKESALKLPPGPKPLPIIGNLHHLGGSQMHHILRDLANQYGPLMHLKLGQVSTLIVSSPEVAEEFMKTHDIIFANRPRLLSGRILNYDCTDIAFSPFGNYWRQLRRICKMELLSPQRVQTFRSIREEEVMNLIESISSNRGSTINLSSKILSLTYGITARAAFGKKSKYQEDFISLVKEAIIIAAGFTIADMYPSVEIIQVISQLNPKLRRLHKNIDAILENIVNDHKEKSLKTRGTDEKAEEDLVDVLLNIQKSGEFGTSLTNSSIKSVVMDIFSAGSETSSTTVEWVMSEMLKNPDIMKRAQDEVREVYDRRRNVDESRLHELEYLQAVVKETLRLHPSAPLLLPRENSEQCEVNGYVIPVNTRVIINAWALGRDSKYWTEAEKFKPERFLDCPSDYHGNDFKYMPFGAGRRICPGISFALASIELQLAQLLYHFDWKLPNEQKPEQLDMSEGFALTVRRKNDLYLIPIPSSCSFLE from the exons TTTCCTGCAAAATACAACAGATCAACTTTCTCCCCGGTCCTCATGGAGTTCCTCACCACCGTCTGCATATTCCTCCTCTTTTCGTTCATGCTAGTAAAGCTTCTCAATCCGTACAAAGGCAAGGAGTCTGCTCTGAAATTGCCTCCAGGGCCGAAGCCACTGCCGATTATAGGAAACTTGCACCATCTTGGTGGCTCACAAATGCATCATATCCTGAGAGACTTGGCCAACCAATATGGACCGCTGATGCACCTTAAGCTTGGTCAGGTTTCCACTCTCATCGTGTCTTCACCAGAAGTTGCCGAAGAGTTCATGAAAACACATGATATCATTTTTGCCAATAGGCCTCGGCTTCTATCGGGCAGGATACTCAATTATGATTGTACTGACATTGCCTTTTCTCCATTTGGTAATTACTGGAGACAGCTGCGTAGAATCTGCAAGATGGAACTTTTAAGTCCCCAGCGCGTTCAGACTTTCCGATCCATTAGAGAAGAGGAGGTAATGAATCTAATTGAATCAATTTCCTCCAACAGGGGTTCAACAATCAATCTTAGCAGCAAGATTTTATCTTTAACATATGGGATTACCGCACGGGCTGCCTTTGGCAAGAAGAGCAAATACCAAGAAGACTTCATCTCTCTCGTAAAGGAAGCTATAATAATCGCTGCAGGCTTCACCATAGCTGACATGTATCCTTCGGTTGAAATCATTCAAGTCATTAGTCAATTGAATCCCAAGCTCAGGAGGTTACACAAGAACATCGATGCAATACTTGAAAACATTGTCAACGACCATAAAGAGAAAAGCTTAAAGACAAGAGGTACAGATGAAAAAGCAGAAGAGGATCTAGTGGATGTTCTTCTTAACATCCAAAAATCTGGTgaatttggaacctcactaacCAATAGCAGCATCAAATCAGTCGTCATG GACATTTTCAGTGCTGGAAGCGAGACATCATCCACAACCGTGGAATGGGTCATGTCAGAAATGTTGAAAAATCCAGACATCATGAAAAGGGCACAAGACGAGGTAAGAGAAGTTTATGACAGAAGAAGAAATGTTGATGAATCAAGGCTTCATGAACTAGAATACTTGCAAGCAGTGGTAAAAGAAACCCTGAGGCTACATCCCTCAGCACCACTGTTGCTTCCAAGGGAAAACAGTGAACAATGTGAAGTTAATGGTTATGTCATACCTGTAAATACAAGAGTTATTATCAACGCCTGGGCTCTTGGCAGGGATTCCAAATACTGGACTGAAGCTGAGAAATTCAAGCCGGAGAGATTCCTTGATTGTCCAAGTGATTATCATGGGAATGATTTCAAGTACATGCCTTTTGGAGCTGGAAGAAGGATATGTCCAGGCATATCATTTGCTTTAGCTAGTATTGAACTACAACTTGCACAGCTACTGTATCATTTTGACTGGAAACTCCCAAATGAACAGAAGCCAGAGCAACTGGACATGAGTGAGGGCTTTGCTTTGACAGTGAGGAGGAAAAATGACCtgtatttgattccaattcCCAGTAGCTGTTCCTTTCTGGAATAA